In a single window of the Renibacterium salmoninarum ATCC 33209 genome:
- a CDS encoding sensor kinase, which produces MISSPSWPRTGPDGRIPNPAELGKPYIGSITQALAGHSYSEVTTGTLGPSVRSIVPVKDSDGQVKAMVAVGVTVTTVDIALSGRIPALLLLGLVLLVAGTLTSWLLGRYLRRITLGWGPERLGQLFSYYESVNRPGVSGGFLRR; this is translated from the coding sequence TTGATTTCATCACCATCATGGCCCCGGACCGGACCAGATGGACGCATCCCAAACCCAGCCGAATTGGGCAAACCCTATATCGGCTCGATCACTCAAGCACTTGCTGGGCACAGTTACAGCGAAGTCACCACTGGCACGCTAGGGCCCTCGGTGCGCAGCATCGTGCCAGTCAAAGATTCCGATGGGCAGGTCAAAGCGATGGTCGCCGTCGGCGTAACCGTCACCACGGTAGACATTGCGTTGAGCGGGCGAATTCCGGCATTACTTTTGCTGGGCCTGGTGTTGCTGGTCGCGGGCACCTTAACTTCCTGGCTTTTAGGCCGTTATTTGCGCCGGATCACTTTGGGCTGGGGACCAGAACGCTTGGGGCAGTTATTTTCCTACTACGAGTCGGTGAATCGCCCCGGCGTGTCCGGAGGGTTTCTCAGACGATGA
- a CDS encoding cation:dicarboxylate symporter family transporter, protein MSSQRGETAAQGTKRTKRIDKTQWLYMAVIAAVVLGVIVGLIAQTTATPGQETKNFATALKPLGDIFVDLIKMLIAPVIFCTIVTGIGSIAKAATIGKVGGLALVYFLVMSTFALAIGLVVGNYLHPGEGLKLQAYKPAASGGTGNALFDFVIDIIPLGIPVLPTLSIAILIGFAVQRMGKSGEPILRVVKAAQGLVFRILMMVMWVAPIGAFGAIAAVVGATGFEAVKSMLFLMLGFYATCIAFIVLVLGSVLYLVTRVTIFKLMKYLGREYLLIFSTSSSEAALPRLIAKMEHLGVSRPVVGVTVPTGYSFNLDGTAIYLTMSSLFVANAIGVHMGLGEQISLLVFMIIVSKGAAGVAGAGLATLAAGLQAHRPELLNGVGVIVGIDRFMSEARALTNFTGNAVATVLMVTWVKWIDRAKVDRVLAGTEPFDESVLDADSHTAVEPTEALVRS, encoded by the coding sequence ATGAGCTCTCAACGTGGAGAGACTGCAGCGCAGGGGACTAAGCGCACGAAACGGATAGACAAGACGCAATGGCTCTATATGGCGGTAATTGCCGCGGTAGTTCTCGGCGTTATTGTTGGCTTGATAGCCCAGACGACGGCGACGCCGGGCCAAGAGACTAAAAACTTCGCCACCGCGCTGAAGCCGTTGGGCGATATCTTCGTTGACCTCATCAAGATGCTCATCGCGCCCGTCATCTTCTGCACCATCGTGACCGGCATCGGCTCCATTGCGAAAGCCGCCACGATCGGAAAAGTTGGCGGCTTGGCCCTAGTCTATTTCTTGGTGATGTCTACCTTCGCGTTGGCAATCGGCCTGGTGGTTGGCAACTACCTCCACCCGGGCGAGGGACTCAAACTTCAGGCTTATAAACCAGCAGCCAGCGGCGGCACCGGCAATGCGCTATTCGACTTTGTGATCGATATTATTCCGCTGGGAATTCCAGTGCTGCCGACGCTATCTATCGCGATTCTGATTGGCTTCGCGGTCCAGCGGATGGGTAAGTCTGGCGAGCCGATTCTGCGCGTTGTCAAGGCGGCGCAAGGCTTGGTGTTCCGCATCCTGATGATGGTGATGTGGGTGGCGCCGATTGGTGCTTTCGGGGCAATTGCTGCAGTTGTTGGCGCTACTGGCTTTGAAGCAGTTAAATCGATGTTATTTTTGATGCTCGGTTTCTACGCCACCTGCATTGCTTTCATCGTGTTGGTGCTGGGCTCGGTGCTATACCTAGTGACCCGGGTCACTATTTTCAAGCTCATGAAGTACCTGGGCCGCGAGTACTTGTTGATCTTCTCCACCTCATCGTCAGAGGCGGCTTTGCCCAGGTTGATTGCCAAGATGGAGCATCTAGGTGTTTCTCGACCGGTTGTTGGCGTGACGGTTCCCACCGGTTACTCCTTCAACCTAGATGGAACCGCGATTTACCTCACGATGTCTTCGCTTTTCGTGGCGAATGCGATCGGTGTGCACATGGGCTTGGGTGAGCAGATTTCGTTGCTGGTCTTCATGATCATTGTTTCCAAAGGTGCCGCCGGCGTTGCCGGTGCGGGGCTGGCGACCTTGGCCGCCGGCTTGCAAGCTCACCGACCGGAGCTGCTCAACGGCGTCGGCGTTATTGTTGGCATCGATCGGTTCATGTCTGAGGCGCGCGCCCTGACTAACTTCACCGGCAATGCCGTGGCCACGGTGCTGATGGTTACCTGGGTAAAATGGATCGATCGGGCGAAAGTGGATCGTGTACTGGCCGGAACTGAACCCTTCGATGAGTCCGTTTTGGATGCTGATTCGCATACCGCAGTTGAGCCTACAGAGGCATTAGTGCGTAGCTGA
- a CDS encoding universal stress protein: protein MRYVVGYTPNERGADAVALAAVIAKTQCAHLDLVYVVKDGAPYVALNPQGNRVSAAEQEVLTARREALKHVPEGIEAEFHVREAESFANGLIEAAVEYEAGLIVVGAANNGIFKRFTVGSVANALLHASPVPVALAPRGYQRKETLSRLTLMVGTRQGAQAAIDVAIDSAGRRTIPLRLVSLVELDELTQQDFDLDNALSPARQHANSILAKAGEQLPAGEATVTVAHGRSIEEAIDSIGWDDGELVIVGSSRLAQNNLLFIGSTANKVLRALPAPMVVVPRDYERVNSQV, encoded by the coding sequence ATGCGGTACGTAGTCGGTTACACCCCCAACGAACGTGGGGCAGATGCGGTAGCGTTAGCCGCCGTCATCGCGAAGACACAATGCGCACATTTGGATCTGGTTTATGTGGTGAAGGATGGCGCACCGTATGTGGCGCTGAACCCACAGGGCAACCGGGTCAGCGCGGCAGAGCAAGAGGTGCTCACCGCACGTCGTGAAGCGCTCAAGCACGTGCCGGAAGGCATCGAGGCTGAATTCCATGTGCGTGAAGCTGAGTCTTTTGCCAATGGTTTGATTGAGGCCGCCGTCGAATACGAAGCCGGGTTGATCGTCGTCGGCGCAGCAAACAATGGAATTTTCAAACGCTTTACTGTCGGTTCAGTAGCTAATGCTTTGCTACACGCTTCACCGGTACCGGTGGCCCTTGCGCCCCGCGGCTACCAACGCAAGGAAACGCTGAGCAGGCTGACCTTGATGGTGGGGACTAGGCAGGGCGCGCAGGCGGCGATTGATGTTGCTATCGATTCAGCTGGTCGCCGAACCATCCCGCTCCGGCTTGTTTCACTCGTGGAACTTGATGAGCTCACCCAACAGGACTTTGACCTGGACAATGCCCTTAGCCCGGCACGTCAGCATGCGAATTCAATTCTGGCCAAAGCCGGTGAGCAACTGCCCGCTGGCGAAGCTACCGTTACCGTGGCACACGGTCGCAGCATTGAAGAAGCGATAGATTCGATTGGCTGGGACGACGGCGAACTCGTGATTGTCGGATCGTCGCGACTTGCGCAGAATAACTTACTTTTCATTGGCAGCACAGCGAACAAAGTCTTGCGCGCGTTGCCGGCGCCGATGGTCGTCGTGCCGCGTGACTACGAGCGAGTTAACTCGCAGGTCTAA
- a CDS encoding ParA family protein, with protein MSSETLDGTDLEAVLGPTGRPMTEFPEPPVLTSHGPARVIAMVNQKGGVGKTTSTINLGAALAELGRRVLLVDFDPQGALSAGLGTNPHELDLTVYNVLMDRKVDVKDAIQRTETENLDLLPANIDLSAAEVQLVNEVAREQVLDRALRKVEDEYDVILIDCQPSLGLLTVNALTAAHGVIIPSICEFFALRAVALLVETIEKVQDRINPRLQIDGVLATMYDARTLHSREVISRLVEAFGDKVFETVIKRTIKFADATVAAEPITTYAGNHQGAEAYRRLAKELVARGGAP; from the coding sequence GTGAGCAGCGAAACGTTGGACGGAACGGATCTGGAAGCCGTGTTGGGCCCCACAGGCCGGCCGATGACAGAATTCCCTGAACCTCCCGTGCTGACCTCGCATGGTCCGGCCCGCGTTATCGCGATGGTCAACCAAAAGGGCGGCGTGGGTAAGACCACCTCGACGATTAACCTTGGTGCGGCACTGGCAGAGCTAGGGCGGCGAGTGCTGTTGGTCGACTTTGATCCGCAGGGCGCCCTCTCAGCGGGTCTTGGCACCAATCCGCATGAGCTGGATCTCACTGTGTATAACGTGCTGATGGATCGCAAAGTTGATGTCAAAGATGCCATCCAGCGCACGGAAACCGAAAACTTGGATTTGCTACCGGCCAATATTGATCTTTCCGCCGCTGAAGTTCAGTTGGTTAACGAAGTGGCCCGTGAGCAAGTACTGGACCGCGCACTGCGCAAAGTTGAAGACGAATACGACGTTATTCTGATCGATTGCCAGCCTTCGCTGGGTTTGCTCACGGTTAACGCGCTTACTGCTGCACACGGCGTGATCATTCCGTCGATCTGCGAATTCTTTGCGCTGCGCGCCGTGGCGTTGCTGGTTGAGACGATCGAAAAGGTGCAGGACCGGATCAACCCGAGGTTGCAGATCGACGGCGTGCTGGCCACGATGTATGACGCGCGGACCTTACACAGCCGCGAAGTGATTTCTCGATTGGTTGAGGCCTTTGGTGACAAAGTCTTCGAAACAGTGATCAAGCGGACCATCAAGTTTGCTGACGCCACGGTTGCTGCGGAGCCGATTACTACCTATGCCGGAAACCACCAGGGTGCGGAGGCATATCGCCGCCTGGCCAAAGAGCTGGTGGCCCGTGGCGGTGCTCCCTGA